One window from the genome of Erwinia sorbitola encodes:
- the mepS gene encoding bifunctional murein DD-endopeptidase/murein LD-carboxypeptidase, whose product MVKSQPILRYILRALPAVALATLLSACSSNSGHNVQTDTHAVKDQNGFLLQASQDEFEQMVQNVDIKSRLMDQYAGWKGVRYRLGGTSKRGIDCSAFVQTTFREQFGLDLPRSTYEQEDTGKSIQRTKLRPGDLVLFRAGSTGRHVGIYIGNDNFVHASTSSGVMISNLNESYWKNRYRDARRVLSRTQS is encoded by the coding sequence ATGGTCAAGTCTCAACCTATTCTGAGATATATCTTGCGGGCACTCCCCGCTGTCGCGTTAGCGACGCTGTTGTCAGCATGTAGTTCGAACAGCGGACACAATGTACAAACTGATACTCATGCAGTTAAAGATCAAAATGGTTTTTTACTGCAAGCGTCTCAGGATGAATTCGAACAGATGGTTCAAAACGTGGATATTAAATCACGTCTGATGGATCAGTATGCGGGCTGGAAAGGTGTGCGCTATCGTCTTGGCGGCACCAGCAAACGCGGTATCGATTGCTCTGCGTTTGTTCAGACCACATTCCGTGAACAGTTTGGCCTGGATCTACCGCGCTCAACCTATGAGCAGGAAGATACCGGAAAAAGTATTCAGCGCACAAAACTGCGCCCCGGTGATTTAGTGCTGTTCCGTGCAGGCTCCACGGGTCGTCATGTCGGTATATATATCGGTAATGACAACTTCGTGCATGCTTCCACCAGCAGCGGTGTGATGATTTCGAATCTGAATGAGTCCTACTGGAAAAACCGTTACCGCGACGCACGCAGAGTACTGAGCCGAACGCAGAGCTGA
- a CDS encoding CobW family GTP-binding protein: MTRVNLITGFLGSGKTTTLRHLLAGKPAGENWAVLVNEFGEIGIDGALLAESGAVLKEIPGGCMCCVNGLPMQVGLNMLLKQAKPDRLLIEPTGLGHPKQILDMLSAAVYQPWIDLRATLCLLDPRQLADRRVVENENFRDQLAAADIIIANKQDRWEEADQRALQLWHQATAPSRPLLLTSHGQIDAELLDQPRTNLQTLPKPAHHSHQSQSGLAALKLDDNARWRRALNQGQGYQACGWIFDSETVFDTIGLLEWARLAPVTRVKGVLRIAEGLVSINRQGADFHIETRQIPPPDSRIELIHEDPVNWNLLQTNLLSLRL, encoded by the coding sequence ATGACCCGCGTCAATCTGATCACCGGTTTTCTCGGTAGTGGAAAAACCACCACGCTGCGCCATCTCCTCGCCGGTAAGCCTGCGGGAGAGAACTGGGCTGTGCTGGTAAATGAATTTGGTGAGATTGGTATTGACGGTGCCCTGCTGGCGGAGAGCGGAGCGGTGTTAAAAGAAATTCCCGGTGGCTGCATGTGCTGTGTGAACGGATTGCCGATGCAGGTCGGGCTAAATATGCTGCTGAAGCAGGCTAAACCTGACCGCCTGCTGATTGAACCCACCGGGCTTGGTCATCCGAAACAGATCCTCGATATGCTGTCAGCCGCCGTGTATCAGCCATGGATTGACCTGCGCGCTACGCTATGCCTGCTCGACCCGCGCCAGCTCGCCGATCGGCGCGTGGTGGAAAATGAAAACTTCCGCGACCAGCTGGCTGCCGCCGATATTATTATCGCTAATAAGCAGGATCGCTGGGAAGAGGCGGATCAGAGAGCGCTGCAACTGTGGCATCAGGCGACAGCCCCTTCGCGTCCGCTGCTCCTGACCTCTCACGGCCAGATCGACGCTGAACTGCTCGACCAGCCGCGCACTAATCTGCAAACGCTGCCAAAACCTGCACACCATTCTCATCAGTCGCAGTCTGGTCTCGCGGCGCTGAAGCTGGATGACAATGCGCGCTGGCGTCGGGCACTTAACCAGGGGCAGGGTTACCAGGCCTGCGGCTGGATTTTCGACAGCGAAACAGTATTCGACACTATTGGCCTGCTGGAGTGGGCCAGGCTGGCACCCGTTACCCGCGTTAAAGGCGTGTTACGTATTGCGGAAGGGCTGGTAAGTATTAACCGCCAGGGCGCAGACTTCCATATAGAAACGCGCCAGATACCCCCCCCGGACAGCCGTATAGAGCTGATTCACGAAGACCCGGTTAACTGGAATCTTTTGCAAACTAATTTGTTGAGTCTTCGTTTATAA
- a CDS encoding phosphatase PAP2 family protein, giving the protein MTTKRLLLILLLNILGLALFFSWYLPAGHGLWFTIDKNIFYWFNQRLVTSQALLWLVAITNYRAFDGVSLLAMGGLYLHLWRRENPEGRRRMFAIGITMLISAVGLNQLGHLIPVSHVSPTKFFPDVNHVTKLTGIPTKDSSADSFPGDHGMMLIIFACFMLRYFSRRAFAVGVAIVLIFALPRVMIGAHWFTDIAVGSLSIVLVGMSWWLLTPASDYLVNWLYRNLPGKYKPAK; this is encoded by the coding sequence ATGACTACTAAACGATTATTACTTATCCTGCTGCTGAATATACTCGGCCTGGCGCTGTTTTTCTCATGGTATCTTCCGGCCGGCCACGGCCTGTGGTTTACCATTGATAAAAATATTTTCTACTGGTTTAACCAACGACTGGTTACCAGTCAGGCGCTGCTATGGCTGGTTGCCATCACCAATTACCGCGCCTTTGACGGTGTGTCGCTGCTGGCAATGGGAGGGCTGTATCTTCATTTATGGCGTCGTGAAAACCCGGAAGGACGCCGCCGTATGTTTGCCATCGGCATTACCATGCTGATTTCCGCAGTTGGCCTTAACCAGCTCGGCCACCTGATCCCGGTATCTCATGTCAGTCCGACAAAATTCTTCCCGGACGTCAATCATGTCACCAAACTCACCGGCATCCCGACCAAAGACTCCTCAGCCGATAGTTTCCCCGGCGACCACGGCATGATGCTGATTATTTTTGCCTGCTTTATGCTGCGCTATTTCAGCCGCCGCGCCTTTGCCGTCGGAGTGGCAATTGTGCTGATCTTTGCTCTGCCGCGAGTGATGATTGGTGCACACTGGTTTACCGATATTGCGGTGGGTTCTCTCTCGATCGTGCTGGTAGGTATGAGCTGGTGGTTGCTGACTCCGGCAAGTGATTATCTGGTGAACTGGTTGTATCGTAATTTGCCGGGTAAATATAAGCCGGCGAAGTAA
- the yeiP gene encoding elongation factor P-like protein YeiP, translated as MPRANEIKKGMAVSVDGKLLLVKDIDVQSPSARGASTLYKMRFTDIRTGMKVEERFKGDDIIDTISLSRRQVTFSYIDGDEYVFMDDEDYTPYNFKQEQIEDELLFLPEGGIPGIQVLTMDGQILALELPQTVDMEIVETTPGIKGASASARTKPAKMSTGLIVQVPEYLSNGDKIRIHIPERRYMSRAD; from the coding sequence ATGCCAAGAGCCAATGAAATCAAAAAAGGCATGGCCGTCAGCGTTGACGGCAAGCTGTTGTTAGTGAAGGATATTGATGTACAAAGCCCGAGCGCGCGCGGTGCATCCACGCTGTACAAAATGCGCTTCACTGACATCCGCACAGGGATGAAAGTGGAAGAGCGTTTCAAGGGCGATGATATTATCGACACCATTTCCCTCAGCCGTCGCCAGGTCACCTTCTCGTATATTGATGGTGATGAATATGTCTTTATGGATGATGAAGACTACACCCCTTACAACTTCAAACAGGAGCAGATCGAAGATGAGCTGCTGTTCCTGCCGGAAGGGGGAATTCCGGGTATTCAGGTGCTGACAATGGATGGCCAGATCCTGGCGCTGGAACTGCCGCAGACGGTGGATATGGAAATTGTCGAAACCACGCCTGGCATTAAAGGCGCATCCGCCAGCGCCCGCACCAAGCCTGCTAAAATGAGCACCGGCCTGATCGTACAGGTGCCGGAATACCTCAGTAATGGCGATAAAATCCGCATTCATATCCCTGAGCGTCGCTATATGAGCCGCGCTGACTAG
- a CDS encoding sugar efflux transporter, whose protein sequence is MSLPAAPARTLPDSKSLAFLIVAFISGLAGALQTPTLSLFLSTEVHVRPFMVGLFFTLSAVIGIVVSQLLARYSDRKGDRKTLILYCCLLGALASLLFAWNRNYFILLFVGVLLSSFGTSATSQMFALAREHSDKTGRENVMFSSVMRAQISLAWMIGPPLAFALALGYGFRTMYLTAAVAFVLCAVIVRYLLPSMRKTTVVMSQPVQAPRRHRRATLMLFIACTLMWSSNGLYLITMPLYVVNELHLPEKLAGLMMGLAAGLEIPVMLLAGYYARRCGKRRLMRVAAFSGLLFYSGTLLFDGEFSMLLLQGLNAIFIGVVAAIGMIYFQDMMPGQAGAATTLFTNTTRMGWIIGGSLAGMVAEVWSFHAVFWFAVVMMAASLLCLLRVPEPQAMEISAEPPAP, encoded by the coding sequence ATGTCGCTTCCTGCTGCCCCCGCGCGCACCCTGCCAGACAGCAAATCACTGGCATTTCTGATTGTGGCTTTTATTTCCGGTCTGGCCGGTGCACTGCAAACCCCGACTCTCAGCCTGTTTCTGAGTACGGAAGTCCATGTACGGCCGTTTATGGTAGGACTGTTCTTCACCCTCAGTGCGGTAATTGGCATCGTTGTCAGCCAGCTTCTGGCGCGCTACTCCGACCGTAAGGGCGATCGAAAAACCCTCATCCTCTACTGCTGCCTGCTGGGAGCGCTGGCTTCACTGCTGTTCGCCTGGAACCGTAACTATTTTATTTTACTGTTTGTTGGCGTGCTGCTCTCCAGCTTCGGCACCAGCGCCACTTCGCAGATGTTTGCACTGGCGCGTGAGCACTCTGATAAAACCGGGCGGGAAAATGTGATGTTCAGCTCGGTGATGCGCGCCCAGATCTCGCTGGCCTGGATGATTGGCCCGCCGCTGGCCTTCGCTCTTGCGCTCGGCTACGGTTTCCGCACCATGTATCTGACCGCCGCCGTGGCATTTGTGCTCTGCGCCGTGATCGTGCGTTACCTGCTGCCCTCAATGCGCAAAACTACCGTGGTGATGAGTCAGCCGGTGCAGGCACCGCGTCGCCATCGTCGCGCCACGTTGATGCTGTTTATTGCCTGCACGCTGATGTGGTCAAGCAACGGCCTGTATCTGATTACCATGCCGCTGTATGTGGTGAATGAGCTGCATCTGCCGGAGAAACTGGCCGGGCTGATGATGGGTCTTGCCGCCGGGCTGGAGATCCCGGTGATGCTGCTGGCGGGCTATTATGCCCGGCGCTGCGGTAAGCGCCGCCTGATGCGCGTGGCGGCCTTTTCCGGACTGCTGTTCTACAGCGGAACGCTGCTGTTTGACGGTGAATTTTCCATGCTGCTGTTACAGGGGCTCAATGCGATATTTATCGGCGTAGTGGCCGCGATTGGAATGATTTACTTCCAGGATATGATGCCGGGCCAGGCAGGAGCTGCCACCACGCTGTTTACCAACACCACCCGCATGGGTTGGATTATCGGCGGCTCGCTGGCTGGAATGGTGGCAGAAGTATGGAGTTTTCATGCGGTATTCTGGTTTGCCGTAGTCATGATGGCCGCTTCACTGCTCTGCCTGCTGCGGGTGCCTGAGCCGCAGGCCATGGAGATATCAGCAGAGCCGCCCGCACCGTGA
- a CDS encoding cyclic di-GMP phosphodiesterase — MPLSTTVRRQVTQPRKIVLLSASIGLFFFLLFVVIMLTVTSNRRSAAHDRLASYTQRYVANVFGDLNTTLQPLQSATEQSCELIRNDLTQRSAFASNVRAILLVKDHSAFCSSATGPMQLDISKISPFTDVRNTKDIRLISGTPMVRGQPAIVLWLKNPTHPDSGIFTTLNINLTPYLLLASREQQISGMAMVAGDSAITTWNTQVINSSLLPKQPLRSITIPGYPLTLNMYGETLPRRDITVILLAGLLMGVMITCGCFLMFTLRLRPGKEILLGIKRGEFHVEYQPVIEAHNGKPCGFEALLRWTHPIEGRIPPDSFISYAEGQNLIAPLTRHLFTLVAQDAQRLCKVVPAGARLGINLSPNHLVDPSFRQDVLDWLEMMPAGHFEYIFEITERAMVSDHNADAIFDWIRNQNIRIAIDDFGTGHSALIYLEKFQFDYLKIDRGFVQSIGMETVNSPVLDTVLTLAKKLHLNTVAEGVETAEQALWLINRGVSHLQGYLFSRPLAVPQLINFYLEQFPAGSACTPGNNMSVKSGKNL, encoded by the coding sequence ATGCCACTATCGACCACCGTCAGGCGGCAGGTGACACAGCCGCGCAAGATAGTATTGCTCAGTGCATCTATAGGTTTATTCTTTTTTCTACTGTTTGTGGTCATTATGCTGACTGTGACCTCAAACCGTCGTTCCGCAGCGCACGACCGTCTTGCCAGCTACACCCAACGCTACGTTGCTAATGTTTTTGGCGATCTGAATACAACGCTGCAACCCCTTCAGAGTGCGACTGAGCAAAGCTGTGAACTCATTCGCAATGACCTCACCCAGCGTTCGGCCTTTGCGTCAAATGTTCGCGCTATTCTGCTGGTAAAAGATCACAGTGCTTTTTGCTCCTCAGCCACCGGCCCGATGCAGCTGGATATCAGTAAAATCTCTCCGTTTACCGATGTCCGCAATACGAAAGATATTCGTTTGATCTCCGGTACACCAATGGTGCGCGGTCAGCCGGCTATTGTACTGTGGCTGAAGAACCCTACCCATCCCGACAGCGGCATATTTACCACCCTCAATATCAATCTGACGCCATACTTACTGCTGGCCTCACGCGAGCAGCAGATCAGCGGAATGGCGATGGTTGCCGGAGACAGTGCAATAACCACCTGGAATACACAGGTGATAAATAGCAGCCTGCTACCGAAACAGCCGCTGCGCAGCATTACAATCCCCGGCTATCCGCTGACGCTCAATATGTATGGCGAAACGCTGCCCCGCCGTGATATCACCGTCATTCTGCTGGCCGGACTGCTGATGGGGGTGATGATTACCTGCGGATGTTTCCTGATGTTCACGCTGCGACTGCGCCCGGGCAAAGAAATATTGCTGGGCATCAAGCGCGGGGAGTTTCACGTTGAGTATCAGCCGGTTATTGAAGCTCATAATGGAAAGCCCTGCGGGTTCGAAGCTCTGTTACGCTGGACGCACCCGATTGAGGGCCGCATCCCGCCCGACTCTTTTATCAGCTATGCCGAAGGTCAAAACCTGATCGCCCCGCTCACCCGGCATCTGTTTACCCTGGTGGCACAGGACGCACAGCGGCTGTGCAAAGTTGTGCCCGCAGGCGCCCGGCTGGGGATTAACTTATCTCCCAATCATCTTGTTGATCCCAGTTTTCGCCAGGATGTGCTGGACTGGCTGGAAATGATGCCGGCAGGCCATTTCGAATATATCTTTGAAATTACCGAACGTGCGATGGTAAGCGATCATAACGCCGATGCCATATTCGACTGGATCCGGAATCAGAATATCAGAATTGCCATTGATGACTTTGGAACCGGCCACAGCGCCTTAATCTATCTGGAAAAATTCCAGTTTGATTATCTGAAGATCGATCGCGGTTTTGTCCAGAGTATCGGCATGGAGACGGTCAACTCCCCGGTGCTTGATACCGTGCTGACGCTGGCGAAAAAGCTTCATCTCAACACGGTGGCCGAAGGCGTGGAAACCGCAGAACAGGCATTATGGCTGATTAATCGCGGCGTAAGCCATCTGCAAGGCTATCTTTTCAGCCGCCCGCTTGCCGTTCCACAGCTTATCAATTTCTATCTCGAACAGTTTCCCGCCGGTTCAGCATGCACTCCAGGGAATAACATGAGTGTCAAATCAGGTAAAAACCTTTAA
- a CDS encoding YkgJ family cysteine cluster protein, giving the protein MECRAACGACCTALSISSPIPGHPHGKPANTPCVQLDEQMRCKIFDSPERPKVCGSLQPEAEMCGLSRQHAMVYLLHLEIETAP; this is encoded by the coding sequence ATGGAGTGTCGCGCCGCCTGTGGTGCCTGTTGTACGGCACTGTCAATTTCATCGCCTATCCCGGGTCATCCGCACGGAAAACCCGCCAATACGCCCTGTGTTCAGCTTGATGAGCAGATGCGCTGCAAAATTTTTGATTCGCCTGAGCGGCCTAAAGTCTGCGGCAGTTTACAGCCTGAGGCTGAAATGTGCGGCCTCAGCCGTCAGCATGCGATGGTCTATCTGTTGCATCTGGAAATAGAGACAGCGCCCTGA
- a CDS encoding type 1 fimbrial protein, producing MNSIATASVVMLFASWTSNVLAEENQSAGSSGRIQFSGEIVESPCTPEFKKQKLQISCSRNGATSAAHQRLNTPDSQPLPYNLGSSQFRWVDVKQKLGILTVEYL from the coding sequence ATGAATAGCATTGCTACGGCATCAGTCGTTATGCTTTTCGCCTCATGGACGAGCAATGTTTTAGCAGAAGAGAATCAGTCAGCAGGCAGTTCTGGAAGAATTCAGTTTTCTGGAGAAATTGTTGAATCTCCCTGTACCCCGGAATTTAAAAAGCAAAAACTGCAAATCTCATGCAGCCGCAACGGCGCAACCAGTGCCGCACACCAAAGACTTAATACCCCTGATTCGCAGCCATTACCCTATAATCTCGGCAGTAGCCAGTTTCGCTGGGTTGATGTTAAGCAGAAGCTGGGGATCCTCACCGTCGAATATCTCTGA